One stretch of Eupeodes corollae chromosome 2, idEupCoro1.1, whole genome shotgun sequence DNA includes these proteins:
- the LOC129947571 gene encoding uncharacterized protein LOC129947571 yields the protein MTQRYQQQIHEAHLISSFPVMKVCMVFLAVLNLNVVNSGFIPPIQERGFMPITHRWQTSLEDSGLGEINQFEPENQHEYDFGDQASDLHLHEDHGQHHYEHFEDSAEEHQPSSPIFEDIRSLPSEDHETKKEKTIHVHEHHHHYHSHYRTLPVSIIKKTVYFKHG from the exons ATGACTCAAAGGTATCAGCAGCAAATACACGAAGCGCACTTGATATCAAGTTTCCCAGTCATGAAG GTCTGCATGGTGTTTCTTGCTGTCCTGAATTTAAATGTAGTTAATTcaggcttcattccaccaattCAAGAGCGTGGATTCATGCCTATTACTCATCGATGGCAGACTTCCTTAGAGGACAGTGGTTTGGGTGAAATTAACCAATTCGAGCCCGAAAATCAGCATGAATACGATTTTGGTGATCAGGCTTCTGATCTGCATTTACATGAGGATCATGGTCAACATCATTACGAACATTTTGAAGATTCAGCAGAGGAACATCAACCCTCATCACCGATATTCGAGGACATTCGAAGTCTACCATCTGAAGACCATGAAACTAAAAAGGAGAAAACTATTCACGTACAtgagcatcatcatcattatcatagTCACTATAGGACACTCCCAGTGTCGATAATCAAGAAAACGGTGTACTTCAAACATGGATGA
- the LOC129947322 gene encoding uncharacterized protein LOC129947322: MNTYSLCLCILATILITPSSATLSDLFGGAEPSSPPQQVRQIQQFGQLAQSLQQLAPNPAQLLNTIGQYGPQLLELANQAQKFFSEDENESNQQQGQGQGPRYGPQMRQLPQKQIQIQQQQQQRNQQPQYNLNKFGPQEGDNIYYGPESDSPQEVVHVHRHIIEHRGPSGSGAGYGGPSGNQGGQNVRIYKIIHEQGGNSLGSGYGSGYGGGYGHGYDYRH, translated from the exons ATGAAT ACTTATAGTCTTTGCCTGTGCATCCTTGCCACAATCCTCATCACACCATCCAGTGCGACTCTGTCGGATTTATTCGGAGGGGCAGAACCATCTTCACCACCACAACAAGTTAGGCAAATACAACAATTTGGTCAATTAGCTCAGTCACTGCAACAGCTAGCTCCAAATCCTGCACAACTCCTGAACACAATTGGACAATATGGCCCACAGTTGTTGGAATTAGCCAACCAGGCACAAAAATTCTTTTCCGAAGACGAAAATGAATCAAACCAACAACAAGGACAAGGCCAAGGACCACGATATGGCCCACAAATGCGACAATTGCCACAAAAGCAAATCCAAAtccagcaacagcaacaacaaaggAACCAACAACCTCAATACAATTTGAATAAGTTTGGCCCACAAGAAGGCGATAACATCTACTACGGACCAGAATCAGATTCGCCACAAGAAGTTGTCCATGTTCACCGCCACATCATTGAACACCGTGGCCCATCTGGATCTGGTGCTGGATACGGAGGTCCATCAGGCAACCAAGGTGGCCAAAATGTTCGCATCTACAAGATCATCCACGAACAAGGTGGTAATAGTTTAGGAAGCGGATATGGAAGCGGCTATGGAGGTGGTTACGGACACGGATACGATTACCGACACTGA
- the LOC129944942 gene encoding piggyBac transposable element-derived protein 4-like has product MDPHRFYGGIHTTIQNFPDNSSDEDLSDDEHEVNKNLPALYIPESDESDWELEDNIPLPHMIPPSSRSARAEKPRWRDGFLEKCVHETAFTGDTTLPEEIRSLDTPVQFYKYLFTDEMFKYIEQETIRYSCEKRPEKIAHITAMELEHGSSRFSYDFELYTGAQGHVKLVTDLPKINTSSDVVVRLARTIPDGFNYKLFFDNWYTSLPLLTYLAKKAILPLGTIKANRIPGYKVPTEKELKKRKRIVNLASTYVGSKPSSEVQRFNKKEKSYQTVSCPKAVMAYNRHMGGVDLLDALLGYYRIQIRSKKFYHRIFFHMIDMTAVNAWLWYRRTLDGSEAWLPLADFKCAVAEDLCHARKPSTTNKRGRPFYVMENNLQLKKLKGPVAIMPSQDVRLDQLDHLPVWTIRQRCKVPDCPGRSYVECRKCKVNLCLNGKRNCFTIFHTT; this is encoded by the exons ATGGACCCACATCGGTTTTACGGAGGTATCCATACTACTATCCAAAATTTTCCCGACAACAGCAGTGACGAAGATCTATCGGATGATGAGCACGAGGTGAACAAAAATCTTCCGGCTCTATATATTCCAGAGTCTGATGAATCCGATTGGGAATTAGAGGATAATATTCCTCTACCCCATATGATACCTCCCTCAAGTAGAAGTGCGAGAGCTGAAAAACCCCGATGGCGGGAtgggtttttggaaaaatgtgttCATGAAACCGCATTCACAGGTGATACGACATTACCTGAGGAAATAAGGAGCTTGGATACGCCAGTACAATTCTACAAGTACTTGTTTACAGACgaaatgttcaaatatataGAGCAAGAAACTATCCGATACTCCTGTGAAAAACGTCCCGAAAAGATTGCCCATATTACAGCAATGGAACTTGAACA TGGTAGCTCTAGATTCAGCTATGACTTTGAACTTTATACTGGAGCCCAAGGACATGTAAAGTTGGTAACCGATTTGCCAAAGATTAATACATCCAGTGACGTTGTTGTTCGACTGGCGAGAACTATTCCTGACGGATTCaactacaaattattctttgacAACTGGTACACGTCCTTACCGCTGTTGACTTATCTTGCAAAGAAAGCGATTTTACCGCTAGGAACAATAAAAGCTAATCGGATTCCGGGATATAAAGTTCCTACcgaaaaggaattgaaaaaaaggaagag AATTGTGAACCTTGCTTCGACATATGTCGGCAGCAAACCGTCTTCTGAAGTCCAacgcttcaacaaaaaagaaaagagctaccAAACTGTATCATGTCCAAAGGCTGTCATGGCATATAATCGGCACATGGGTGGAGTTGATCTGTTGGATGCTCTTCTTGGCTACTatagaatacaaattagatcaaaaaaattttaccacagAATATTCTTCCACATGATCGACATGACAGCCGTGAATGCGTGGCTATGGTACAGACGAACGCTTGATGGTTCTGAGGCGTGGCTGCCACTAGCAGATTTTAAGTGCGCGGTAGCCGAAGATTTATGCCATGCCCGCAAACCAAGTACAACAAATAAACGTGGACGACCCTTTTATGTCATGGAGAATAATCtacaattgaagaaattgaaggGACCTGTTGCCATAATGCCATCGCAGGACGTTCGATTAGATCAATTAGATCACCTTCCTGTTTGGACCATAAGACAGCGGTGTAAGGTTCCAGACTGCCCTGGAAGATCTTATGTGGAGTGCCGAAAATGCAAAGTAAATCTTTGTTTGAATGGGAAAAGAAACTGTTTCACGATATTCCATactacataa
- the LOC129947210 gene encoding uncharacterized protein LOC129947210 — MKVLLCLTAIVCTCSGGITSGYDGNSIVKSIEIEPQQLQHIHQVQVIEQGQHGSEGVPIELFDSQNVQSGAEFSGGFSGSQSGGQSGWQPIADIHSQNSEPEIIKIIHEQAPNTHGRHAGFETQSHQQFQHQIIQIIEEPSFGSNHQGGNHHQIIKVIEEHPFSGHGGGSSGSSGHGGHGNSHAFEPNFGGHGSPSQSEPQIIFADPPSIPFPSSSDTSSKSLNPLSSLGSVIPQILKFLFGGGGESKSLPLPSLSGHKAINTPHAGKLTNAYGYGGTAKISKGGKLHKHFYNSGRVIERGTLKISSVKKGKW; from the exons ATGAAG gtcCTTCTCTGTTTAACTGCGATTGTATGCACTTGCAGTGGTGGAATAACTAGTGGATATGATGGCAATTCAATAGTGAAATCAATAGAAATTGAGCCCCAACAACTGCAGCACATACATCAGGTGCAGGTCATCGAGCAAGGGCAGCATGGTTCTGAAGGAGTTCCAATTGAATTATTTGACTCACAAAATGTCCAAAGTGGAGCCGAGTTCAGTGGAGGATTTAGTGGAAGTCAAAGTGGAGGTCAAAGTGGATGGCAGCCCATAGCTGACATTCACTCTCAAAATTCCGAACCAGAAATCATCAAAATCATTCACGAGCAGGCTCCCAACACTCATGGCAGGCATGCGGGATTCGAAACACAATCCCATCAGCAGTTCCAGCATCAAATCATACAAATCATCGAGGAACCATCATTTGGCAGTAACCATCAAGGTGGAAACCATCACCAAATAATAAAGGTCATTGAAGAGCATCCATTCAGTGGACATGGCGGTGGATCGAGCGGCAGCAGTGGCCATGGTGGCCATGGCAATAGCCATGCGTTCGAACCTAACTTCGGCGGACACGGCTCACCTTCCCAATCGGAACCACAAATTATATTTGCCGATCCCCCATCCATTCCTTTCCCATCCAGTTCCGATACCTCGTCAAAATCCTTGAATCCCCTTAGTTCCTTGGGGTCGGTTATccctcaaattttgaaattccttttTGGCGGTGGCGGTGAATCAAAGTCATTGCCATTACCATCATTGAGCGGTCATAAGGCAATAAATACCCCTCATGCTGGTAAATTGACAAATGCTTATGGTTATGGTGGAACAGCTAAAATTTCCAAGGGAGGAAAGTTGCATAAACACTTTTACAACTCTGGCCGAGTGATAGAGAGGGGGACTTTGAAAATATCTTCGGTTAAAAAAGGCAAATGGTAG